The Candidatus Nealsonbacteria bacterium sequence GATATTCTTCTGCTTTAGCATATAATGGAACTTTATCTAAAAGTTTAAAGAGGAATCCGGGCTCTTTTTCAGGCTCATGAAGCTGCTCTTTGAGCTTTTTAAACATCTCATAGGCTTTATCAAATTCTTTATTCTTAAAATATTTTACGGCTTCACTGAATTGCCCTTGCAATAAGTCTTCTTTCTGTTTCTGATCTCCTTTTTCTTTCTTCTCTGCATCTTCTTTCTTTCTCATCTCTTCTCTTAAAACCCTGCGTTTTTCTTCTTGCTCGGCTTCTTTTTTCTTCTTTTCTAAATCATCCTTTTCAGCAACCTTTTTAGTCTCAGCTTTCTGAGACTCTTCCTTCTTTGCTTTTTCTAGCTCTTCTTTTTCTTCTTGTGCTTTTCGTTTGGTTTCTTCTTCAATTTTTTGAGTCTCTTCTGCTATTAGTCTCCTTTTTTCTTTAAGTTCTTCTTCGGCTTTCTGGGCAATTTCTGTTCTTCTTTTTTTCTCTTCTTCAGTTAGTTCCCCCTCTTCAAACTCTTGTGCTTTTTTAATTGCAGCTTCTTGTTGCCTTGCTTCCTCTTCTCTTGCCTTCAGCTCTTCCTTTCTCTTTCTTATCTCTTCTCCTTGCCTCTGGCTAGCCTCTCTTTTGGCTAAAACCTCCTTCATCCTCATTTCTTCTTCTTGTTGCTTCCTTCTTTCTTCCTCTTGAGACTTTAAATCCTTTTCTTTATCCTTTAATTCTTCTTCTTGCTTTCTTTTTATATCTTCCTGTTGTTTCTTAAGTTCCTCTTGATACTTTTCCTTTAGTATAGCTTCTTGTCGTTTAAACTCTTCCTCCTGCTGACGAATTTTATCACGAGTAAGAACATCTTCCATTGCCTCCTCTCTAATTTCCCCTTTTTGTACAGCCAATTCTTTCTGTTTTTCTATGAATTCATTTCGTTGTCTTTCTAGCTCCTCTTCATGCTTCTTGATGAGCTCTTCTTCTTTGGCGCGCAAAGCTTCCTCATGCTTTTTAATGAGTTTTTCTTTTTCTTCCTTAATCTCTTCTTGTCTCTTTAGCTCTTCTTTTTGTCTTTTCCTTATCTCTTCTCTTTCCTTAGCTTCCTCTTCCTGTCTTTTTCTTACTTCTTCTCCCTGCTTTTCTTCCTTAATCTTACCAAGGAGCCATTTTGCTTTTTGAGAAAGCGGCATAATAATCTTTATGTTCTCAATAAAACTAGCTTTAGCTTCCTTTTCTTCTAGTTCCTTTAAAAGAGATTCTAACAATCCATTAGCGATATCAAGTTCTTTTTTCTTGTAGTGATCAAATGCACGATTAAATATTGATTGAAGTTCACCTCCCTTCTGTTTTTTAATAAGTTCTTCTTTTTCTTTTTTGAGCTGCTCTTCATATTTTTTCTTAATATCATCTTCTGCTTCTTTCTTTTTGGTGGCTTTTATCTCTTTTTCTAATAATTCCTTCTTTTCCTTTATCTCCTCTTTTATCTCATCTTTTTGAATCTTCCCTAACAGATCAACTGCTTTGTTGGATAAGGATGGCGCTTTAAATAATTTATTAAAAAATCCGGTTTTCTTTTTATCTATACCAATAACCTCAAAAACTTTATTCAAAAGATCTTTAGCAACAGAAAGTTCCCCTTTACCGTATCGATCAAAGGCTTCATCATACATTACTTGAGCTCTTAATTCTTTTTCTTTTCTTATTCGCTCTTTTTCCTTTAAAGCCTCCTGCCTTATCTCCTCAACAATCCTCATTTCCTCCTTTCTAAGAATCTTGTCCTCTTTAGCTTTTTGAGCTCTTTCAACCTCTCTGTTTCTTCGATCAACTTCCTCTTGAATTCTTCTCTTTGACGCCTCTTCGGCCAATTTTCTTTTCTCCTCTGCCTGTCTGATTCTCGTTTCTTCTCGCTCTTTTAGTTCTGCTTCTTTCTTTCTTTGTTTTTCTTTGGCCGCAGTGTCTTCTTTTTTAATATTTTCAAGATATTTTTGAGATTTAAGATAAAGTGGATCTCCGGAAACTTCTTCAGGAGTGCTAGTTTCTTCTATTTTTTTAATAAGATTGATGAAAAGTTTACCTGCTTTATCTAAATCTTTTTTGTTATACGCAGTAGTAGCTTCATTAAATATTGATTGAAGTCGTTTCTTTTCGTCTTTTCTTTGATTTTGTTTTTGAGCTTCTTTTCTCTCTTTTTCTTTCCTTTCGGCCTCTTGTTGAGCTTTCTTCTCTTCTTCTTGTTGTCTTTTCTGTTCTTCTTCTTTTATCTTTAACTCTGCTTGTTTTTTAAGTTCTTCTGCTTTTTTTGATTCTTCTTGTTGTCTTCTAGCTTCTTCCTGTCTTTTCTGTTCTTCTTGAGCCTTCTCTCTTTCTTCTTTTTCTTCTTTTTCTTTTGCTATTCTTTTTTCTTCTGCAATAGCTCTCTCTCTTATCCCCTCAACTACTTTTTTTTCCTCAGCAAGTTTCTGCCCCTCCTCTTCTAGGCGCTTTCTT is a genomic window containing:
- the pilM gene encoding pilus assembly protein PilM codes for the protein MVRKISIKGGSPWEKLQIRKSRKEGEIKELNTRQEEINEKIRFLIDEEKALQFKNSELLAQKGNIEKDLSVARDKEREFTGLKNEIEKREKEEKDPIKKKKIEEERWAIADKRRGVERARIEKQKEDQEIGELLKTLKGKIKSSLSEKETLLKRKESLSSEIDIKNREIDKLDQDIKRIEREEAEKKQEEERLKQERARKKEEIAEKERELKRQLLLAELQVKFDKATSYYANRELVKANRLFFVVKSEIEDFKLFEDETKVALYNQSIEQIDKIEKEIEAERREVEEEKRKLAEERKTIEGIRERAIEEENRVRSERKEAEEQLQRKQEEITKKEEEERKRLEEEGQKLAEEKKVVEGIRERAIAEEKRIAKEKEEKEEREKAQEEQKRQEEARRQQEESKKAEELKKQAELKIKEEEQKRQQEEEKKAQQEAERKEKERKEAQKQNQRKDEKKRLQSIFNEATTAYNKKDLDKAGKLFINLIKKIEETSTPEEVSGDPLYLKSQKYLENIKKEDTAAKEKQRKKEAELKEREETRIRQAEEKRKLAEEASKRRIQEEVDRRNREVERAQKAKEDKILRKEEMRIVEEIRQEALKEKERIRKEKELRAQVMYDEAFDRYGKGELSVAKDLLNKVFEVIGIDKKKTGFFNKLFKAPSLSNKAVDLLGKIQKDEIKEEIKEKKELLEKEIKATKKKEAEDDIKKKYEEQLKKEKEELIKKQKGGELQSIFNRAFDHYKKKELDIANGLLESLLKELEEKEAKASFIENIKIIMPLSQKAKWLLGKIKEEKQGEEVRKRQEEEAKEREEIRKRQKEELKRQEEIKEEKEKLIKKHEEALRAKEEELIKKHEEELERQRNEFIEKQKELAVQKGEIREEAMEDVLTRDKIRQQEEEFKRQEAILKEKYQEELKKQQEDIKRKQEEELKDKEKDLKSQEEERRKQQEEEMRMKEVLAKREASQRQGEEIRKRKEELKAREEEARQQEAAIKKAQEFEEGELTEEEKKRRTEIAQKAEEELKEKRRLIAEETQKIEEETKRKAQEEKEELEKAKKEESQKAETKKVAEKDDLEKKKKEAEQEEKRRVLREEMRKKEDAEKKEKGDQKQKEDLLQGQFSEAVKYFKNKEFDKAYEMFKKLKEQLHEPEKEPGFLFKLLDKVPLYAKAEEYLLKIEKKMSAEDQAKTREVRERAKAESREKRLEEKQAPPGWKTGMGRKFSLGKFFNIFRKVLFYHPIVGIDISDYSVEIVYLGRTGSILAYGRSIIKDGAVKDGEIKDQKALSQALRLAVKQAGFQPFIPRKGATLRVITSLPEYKTYVQVFSFESRDKLFENVRERIRKTYPFPIDDLYWNYIESWDGKSDKTKVLCVAILKDIVDGQIYLFKSSGINPIVFDIEAESIGRSLLTELPSVVENGKKSKGENYFHRISEDTMILDIGAQTTNINIFDKSGFINLSTAIPYAGYYFSSKVADYLGISKEEAEMMIIAKGFQKEDNSLFEVLSLEGGRIIEEAKQAMKYYKNETGRNVKKVIMAGGTSLLPDIDIFFKDNFEGVSVEIGDPLKKIKRKGGLPSDRSILYANAIGLALRGISKDPVKDGINLLPEEIKNNERKIYWQEKKKKLMVIKIVLVAVIIAIALLLFSYYLIFIPLF